Genomic DNA from Peribacillus sp. FSL H8-0477:
ATGTTGGTTAACCATTGCAGAATCAAAAAGGGTATTTTCTCCTGACTGATCTGGACATATTGTACAATAGCTGGGTAGTCATCAGTGGGCACTGTCTTTTGTAACTCGTACCACCATTCTGTTTCATAGCGGCAAATCATGCTTAAGTTATATAAAATGAGGTAATGATTTAAGAGTTCAGGAAAAAGATAACAAGGTGATTGTTTATTTAATGAAAGCATATACGTGTTTTCTATAAGGTTAAAGTGGATAGGAGAATGATGGTTCACAGTAAATGGTTCTTCGGTTACTAAGTTGAGTTTGAGCTTATCTGGCTGAACATCTATTTTTAATTTTGTCTTTGCAGTTAGGTAGTCACCTAACCGAGCACTAGTCATTTGAAAGGTATCTAAAAGAGAAAGAGGAAGTTCAAAGTGGTTTTTCGTTTCTGATAATTTCTCAAATGTCTTTTTGAAATGAATGTGCTGCATTTCCGGAATTTCTCGGATTAGCTGTTCCATTGAGAATTTTTCATGTTCTAATTGTTTCATGTGAAACATTTTCCATGACATATGTGAGAACAAACCATTCTTTTGAGTTTTCACTTCATCTTGTAAAAAAGAATATTGTTGTTTCTTCCGTTTTCGCGTTGTCACCCCATGGGCTAATACTGAGGTGGTGTCAGGATAGTCGGGATCAATGGTAAGCAGACAAGCCTTTATTAATTGCAGACAACCGTAAAATAATAAGATGGGCTGTATGGATAAAGGGGCATTTCTTGCTTGGGTAAAGTAGGTTTGACCATGCTCTAAGTAATAAATAAAAGGGTAACAGTTATTATAGCTCTTTGTTTCTTTATTTATAATCGAAAGTTTTTGATAGCATTTTTGTAAATATTGTTGAGTAGATGTGGAAGAATAGTATCGAGTAAAACCGTTCCAAATAGTAAGATTAGTCAAAAATAAGAACCCCTTTCTAATTAGCAGAAAAATCAAACATTTTAATAACTCCTTGACAGTATATTGTCCAATTGATAACCTACAAATAATATTTTTTTAGCAGGAGGGGAAAAAGATGTGGGAAACTAAGTTTGCAAAAGAAGGTTTAACGTTCGATGATGTATTATTAATCCCAGCGAAATCTGAGGTACTACCCAATGAGGTGAACTTGGAGGTAACATTAGCAGAAAATCTTAGATTAAAACTGCCGATTATCAGTGCAGGGATGGATACCGTTACTGAAGCTGCAATGGCCATTGCTATGGCAAGACAGGGCGGGCTCGGAATCATCCATAAAAATATGTCGATCGAAGCACAAGCTGAACAGGTAGATAAAGTAAAACGTTCAGAAAGCG
This window encodes:
- a CDS encoding YaaC family protein, whose amino-acid sequence is MTNLTIWNGFTRYYSSTSTQQYLQKCYQKLSIINKETKSYNNCYPFIYYLEHGQTYFTQARNAPLSIQPILLFYGCLQLIKACLLTIDPDYPDTTSVLAHGVTTRKRKKQQYSFLQDEVKTQKNGLFSHMSWKMFHMKQLEHEKFSMEQLIREIPEMQHIHFKKTFEKLSETKNHFELPLSLLDTFQMTSARLGDYLTAKTKLKIDVQPDKLKLNLVTEEPFTVNHHSPIHFNLIENTYMLSLNKQSPCYLFPELLNHYLILYNLSMICRYETEWWYELQKTVPTDDYPAIVQYVQISQEKIPFLILQWLTNISM